The DNA segment TTGTGGGGGGTCCGGTCGCttaagatgaggtctgagccgcGCCCCCCACGCGGCCTCCCCCGTTTCCCTGCTGGGGCACAAGAGGTGTTCCATCCTTCTTAAATCGGGATTTGCAGTCTGACGCTCTGTGTCCGAACTTGTCACACTTGTTGCAGGTTCCTGCGAATGGAGAACTCATCGACGATACTTGGTTAGTAACAGCCTTAATTGTAggacaatgctttttaaaatgtcccGTCTGTCCACATTTAAAACATACAGGATTTGAGCCCTTGTCCCCCTTTCCTTGTGGCGAGCATTTGGACAATGCAGCTGCTAATGCAGAGGCATGAATTcgagccttttccttctcttcttccatcgGGGCTCGAGAACATTGTTCTAccatttgcagtaaagaagcagcagggggtAAAGTGGCAATTAACCTCCGACATGCAGCATTGGCATTTTGCATAGCAATCTCTTTTACCAATGTCTCTTTCATGTTGGCTGGAATGTCAGGTGCCATTTCAAcaccttctgtaattctgtcaacAAATGCCATAAATGACTCATTATCTTTCTGTTTAATTTGCAAGTATGGTTGTTTTGGAGTGCCGACCTGTGGCAAACTGGCGAAAGCTTCAAGGGCAGCCACTTTGCTTTGAGCCAGAATTCGCAAGTCTAGCGCAGCTTGCCGCTGTGGGTCAACGTACTGACCGTTCCCCATTAATTGCTCTAGGGAGGCCACCCGTAAGGGATCTCCGTGCGGCAGTGTCAAGTTAtcaagctgtttctgctctaaTCTTTCCTGCCACTTGTTAACAAACATCATATAACTCGTAGGTCCCAGCATCAGTTCAAACAGATGTTTAATGTCTGTGGGTATTAGTGTCTGATGTTTTATAAATGTTTCCATCTGTCTTCTGACCAGTCGATTGTCTATTCCATAAtctaaaattgctttctgtattttggcAACTGTGGTCCAATCTATAGGCTGCCAGTTTCTCTGTCCATTATTATCAATAGTTACTGGTGCAGCTGTAAACTGAAAATCCCCAGTAATTTCAGCATTGGTTACAACTCCCTTCCACCGGTTTGACATGTCAAAGTTGGGATCTTTTGGGATGTAATCAGAATTTCTCTGTTTAGGAGTCTCCTTTGACTTTTCCTCATTCGCTTTCcctctccaccacttccagaCATCATCCACCATTCCACTTGCTGaatcctctttccttttatACTGAGGATACAATGCAAACCAATCTGCAAGCTTTCTCTTATCCTCCGCAGACAGTCTCGCTTCTGAACCATACTTAGACCGCAAATACCAATCGCCCTCCTCTATGTCCATTTCACCATCTCTGATACTTTGTAACACCCGTTGACGAACCCTTTCCACTGACATTTTACcatctgtatttttctcttcagtaacagcagcagggtgaacaCAATTACCAGACTCAATCTTTGTTAATTGTTTCTCAATATTTTTCAGACCTTCAACAATAGACTTATGTGCCTTGCGATAACTCTCTTTAACCACCCTTGATTTGGAACCTTTATCCAACCGTTGCATCTCATTCAATAGTTTAGTCATTgcatctgcctgctcatgtaaaagagtctttaactcctcttcctcaggaggcagagggacagtTGCAGGATCTATTTGCGGAGCTGATGGTACCGCTTGTCCCACTTCCATAGGCTCGGGGACTTGTGAACCTCCCGCTCCCTTATCGGggtcccaatcaggaatgagatAATCGTAAGGACCTTGGGTAGCAGGGCAAACAGTTTTCGTCTCAGTTTTTATCTCAGTTTTTGTCTCCGCGGCAGTTTTTGTCTCCGCCCCCGATCCCgatgttactttatttttagCGTCTTTCAAGATGGTCTGAATTATTGCTTCAACTTCTGCCTCCGCTCCTATTTTTTGTACTAAGAGACTGATCTGTCGATAGGTTGAAGCaagtctttttgcttctttattatCAGTCTGGACAGATTCCCATATTTCCTCCCCTATATGCTTCCACGTCTCGTCTTTAAAAACTTGTGCAGTTTCCTTGAGTAAGCCTCTACGGCGTGCCCAAGACAACAAATCTGTCACTAGAGCCCGATCCAGCGggtctccagctttctgtccAAATTTCAACAAGGCTTCAACAGAAGCTTTTTCTATTCCCGGGGCCGTATTCCCCATTCCGCGCCTTTTCCCTGCTCAAGGCAGCCGACTCACCTGCTGAGTCGAAAATCCGTGGTACCACTCACGCCTCTCTCGGACGTCCggccgcagccgccgcggaatttcttttctttttccccgctttgcagtcagctcagctctcttcccGGGTATCAGGTCTCTTGCTGATCACGTCGGGGGTCACCAGATGTCGCTGTTAGGCGCTGTTAGCAtgctgactgttcccaaagttgaggaaatggacttacag comes from the Pogoniulus pusillus isolate bPogPus1 chromosome 20, bPogPus1.pri, whole genome shotgun sequence genome and includes:
- the LOC135184671 gene encoding uncharacterized protein LOC135184671, giving the protein MGNTAPGIEKASVEALLKFGQKAGDPLDRALVTDLLSWARRRGLLKETAQVFKDETWKHIGEEIWESVQTDNKEAKRLASTYRQISLLVQKIGAEAEVEAIIQTILKDAKNKVTSGSGAETKTAAETKTEIKTETKTVCPATQGPYDYLIPDWDPDKGAGGSQVPEPMEVGQAVPSAPQIDPATVPLPPEEEELKTLLHEQADAMTKLLNEMQRLDKGSKSRVVKESYRKAHKSIVEGLKNIEKQLTKIESGNCVHPAAVTEEKNTDGKMSVERVRQRVLQSIRDGEMDIEEGDWYLRSKYGSEARLSAEDKRKLADWFALYPQYKRKEDSASGMVDDVWKWWRGKANEEKSKETPKQRNSDYIPKDPNFDMSNRWKGVVTNAEITGDFQFTAAPVTIDNNGQRNWQPIDWTTVAKIQKAILDYGIDNRLVRRQMETFIKHQTLIPTDIKHLFELMLGPTSYMMFVNKWQERLEQKQLDNLTLPHGDPLRVASLEQLMGNGQYVDPQRQAALDLRILAQSKVAALEAFASLPQVGTPKQPYLQIKQKDNESFMAFVDRITEGVEMAPDIPANMKETLVKEIAMQNANAACRRLIATLPPAASLLQMVEQCSRAPMEEEKEKARIHASALAAALSKCSPQGKGDKGSNPVCFKCGQTGHFKKHCPTIKAVTNQVSSMSSPFAGTCNKCDKFGHRASDCKSRFKKDGTPLVPQQGNGGGRVGGAAQTSS